A window of the Parvularcula bermudensis HTCC2503 genome harbors these coding sequences:
- the lptB gene encoding LPS export ABC transporter ATP-binding protein gives MDGATLSSDPKAAGRPGDTHAAGGLVVENLQKRFRRRQVVNHVSFHVSRGEAVGLLGPNGAGKTTCFYMVTGLLPADGGTITLDGHDVTHLPMYQRAKLGIGYLPQEASIFRGLTVEQNLLAVVELAHKGRATQREVTHSLLEEFGIAHVRDSAATALSGGERRRLEIARAVATGPDYMLLDEPFAGIDPLAIADIRELVAHLTARGLGVLITDHNVRETLDIIDRAYIIHRGEVLSEGTPQDLVVNEDVRRVYLGETFRM, from the coding sequence ATGGACGGGGCGACGCTTTCCTCCGATCCCAAGGCCGCAGGGCGCCCGGGGGATACCCACGCCGCCGGCGGCCTTGTGGTTGAAAATCTGCAAAAGCGGTTTCGCCGTCGCCAGGTGGTCAACCATGTCAGCTTTCATGTCTCCCGTGGTGAGGCGGTCGGCCTTTTAGGGCCCAATGGCGCGGGCAAGACGACATGCTTCTATATGGTCACCGGGCTTTTGCCCGCAGACGGGGGGACGATTACCCTCGATGGCCACGATGTCACCCATCTGCCGATGTATCAGCGGGCAAAGCTCGGTATCGGCTATTTGCCGCAAGAGGCGTCTATTTTCCGGGGGCTGACGGTTGAGCAAAATCTCCTGGCCGTTGTCGAACTGGCCCATAAGGGGCGGGCAACCCAGAGAGAAGTGACCCACTCCCTGTTGGAGGAATTCGGGATCGCCCATGTCCGTGATTCCGCAGCAACGGCCTTGTCGGGGGGCGAGCGTCGGCGCCTCGAAATTGCCCGAGCGGTCGCCACCGGCCCCGATTACATGCTGCTCGACGAGCCTTTTGCGGGGATCGATCCCCTGGCTATCGCCGATATTCGCGAACTGGTGGCGCATCTGACGGCCCGGGGTCTTGGGGTGCTGATCACCGATCACAATGTCCGTGAGACCCTCGATATCATCGACCGCGCCTATATCATCCATCGCGGTGAGGTGTTGAGCGAAGGGACGCCCCAAGACCTTGTGGTTAACGAGGATGTGCGGCGCGTTTATCTGGGGGAAACCTTCAGAATGTAG
- a CDS encoding ribonuclease D: MAIHLHRNDLPADIRFDGAVAVDSETLGLNPLRDRLCVVQLSAGDGDAHLVTFDAGAYDAPHLKAVLSDPQLLKIFHFARFDVAVFKHWLGVDTTPIYCTKIASKLARTYTDRHGLKDVVREMTGVELSKQQQSSDWAAAELTEAQRAYAASDVLHLHAVREGLDRMIDREGRRALLTAAFAFLPTRAALDLAGWSETDIFAHS, encoded by the coding sequence ATGGCCATCCATCTCCATCGCAATGACCTGCCGGCGGATATTCGCTTCGATGGCGCCGTGGCGGTCGATAGCGAGACCTTGGGGTTAAATCCGTTACGGGATCGATTGTGCGTGGTGCAATTGTCCGCTGGGGACGGCGATGCGCATCTCGTCACCTTTGACGCGGGCGCCTATGATGCCCCCCATCTCAAGGCCGTTCTGTCCGATCCTCAGCTGTTGAAGATTTTTCACTTCGCGCGCTTCGACGTTGCCGTCTTCAAGCACTGGCTTGGGGTGGATACGACCCCGATCTATTGCACCAAGATCGCCTCGAAGCTGGCGCGGACCTATACTGATCGCCATGGGCTGAAGGATGTCGTTCGAGAGATGACAGGCGTTGAACTGTCGAAACAGCAGCAATCATCCGACTGGGCCGCCGCCGAATTGACCGAGGCCCAGCGGGCTTACGCCGCAAGCGATGTGCTGCACCTTCACGCCGTTCGGGAAGGGCTCGATCGGATGATCGACCGCGAAGGGCGTCGCGCGCTTCTTACCGCGGCTTTTGCGTTCCTGCCGACCCGGGCCGCGCTTGATCTCGCCGGATGGTCGGAGACCGATATTTTTGCCCATAGCTAA
- a CDS encoding LptA/OstA family protein: MIAFYVSLLALGAAISAAQPVAVAPAADAPIDLSADGACEVIDNGAIVRCSGGVRIVQGAAILASDRMTVYGIDPDGGFDRIEAVGDVRYSNGENAISGARGTYSALSTELTVTGDVVVIQGDQVLTGGELVYNTETGASRFSPPPGGRVRGLFYRRPG; this comes from the coding sequence ATGATCGCATTTTATGTCTCTCTTCTTGCCCTCGGCGCCGCAATATCCGCTGCCCAACCTGTGGCGGTGGCGCCCGCCGCCGACGCGCCGATCGACCTGTCCGCGGATGGCGCCTGCGAAGTGATCGACAATGGCGCGATCGTTCGCTGTAGCGGCGGGGTGCGGATTGTTCAGGGCGCGGCGATCCTCGCCAGCGATCGGATGACGGTTTACGGCATTGATCCTGACGGCGGCTTTGACCGGATCGAAGCCGTCGGAGACGTCCGCTATTCCAATGGCGAGAATGCGATTTCCGGCGCCCGGGGAACCTATAGCGCCCTCAGTACCGAACTGACGGTTACCGGTGACGTCGTCGTGATCCAGGGCGATCAGGTGCTGACCGGCGGTGAGCTGGTTTACAATACCGAGACCGGCGCGAGCCGCTTTAGCCCGCCGCCGGGCGGGCGGGTGCGGGGCCTGTTCTATCGGCGGCCAGGCTGA
- the rpoN gene encoding RNA polymerase factor sigma-54 — protein sequence MKQSPKLEIRQGQQLIMTPQLQQAIKLLQLTNLELAEFVEEQLEENPFLERDERADIGDADREPSASRDEEMARATDHFEAPTQADDTPGEAGAGDWSGVSGRSGIADGEFDAVQNAEVQIGLHDHLTHQLHLSTTDEVTLLVGAHLIDLIDDGGYLREETEVIALRLGIDRPFVEKTLSLIQTFDPSGVGARSLQECLRLQLRDLGELDERISLFIDNLDLLAAHKLPALRRAVRINEEELKALIATIRKLDPKPGLAFGGEAVQLVIPDVHVTEASDGGWKVELNAETLPKVIANERYFSRLSSADNGAETRSFLNEHMATANWLVKSLDQRARTILRVATEIVKYQDEFLVRGIRYLRPLNLKTIAEKIEMHESTVSRVTSNKYISTPRGTFEMKYFFTPSISSKDGDVAYSAESVRHRIRELIEAEDPTNPLSDDRLVTLLAGEDFDIARRTVAKYREALGLPSSVKRRRLAQSVLR from the coding sequence GTGAAGCAGAGCCCGAAACTGGAGATCCGTCAGGGCCAGCAACTCATCATGACGCCGCAATTGCAGCAGGCGATCAAGCTTCTGCAATTGACCAATCTCGAACTCGCCGAATTTGTTGAAGAACAATTGGAGGAAAACCCGTTCCTTGAACGGGACGAGCGGGCCGATATCGGCGATGCCGACCGCGAACCCTCAGCCTCGCGCGATGAAGAAATGGCGCGGGCTACGGATCATTTCGAGGCCCCGACACAGGCCGACGACACCCCGGGTGAGGCGGGCGCGGGGGACTGGTCGGGGGTTTCCGGCCGAAGCGGAATCGCTGATGGTGAATTCGATGCGGTGCAGAACGCCGAGGTTCAGATCGGTCTGCATGACCACCTCACCCATCAGCTTCACTTATCGACGACCGACGAAGTCACTCTTTTGGTGGGGGCCCATCTGATCGATTTAATCGACGATGGGGGCTATCTCCGCGAAGAGACCGAGGTCATCGCCCTGCGCCTCGGCATCGACCGCCCTTTCGTCGAGAAAACGCTGTCCCTCATCCAGACCTTCGATCCATCCGGGGTCGGCGCCCGTTCCCTGCAGGAATGCTTGCGGCTGCAATTGCGCGACCTTGGGGAATTGGATGAGCGCATTTCGTTGTTCATTGACAATCTCGACCTCCTTGCTGCGCACAAACTGCCCGCTTTGCGCCGTGCCGTGAGGATCAACGAAGAAGAACTGAAGGCGTTGATCGCCACGATCCGGAAACTCGATCCAAAGCCGGGTCTGGCTTTTGGCGGGGAAGCCGTTCAACTGGTCATCCCCGATGTGCATGTGACCGAGGCCAGCGATGGGGGCTGGAAAGTCGAGCTCAACGCAGAGACTCTGCCCAAGGTGATTGCCAATGAGCGGTATTTCTCGCGTCTGTCCTCGGCGGATAATGGCGCGGAGACCCGGAGCTTTCTGAACGAGCATATGGCGACCGCCAATTGGTTGGTGAAGAGCCTCGATCAGCGGGCACGGACGATTTTGCGGGTCGCGACGGAAATCGTTAAATATCAGGACGAGTTTCTTGTGCGGGGGATACGCTATCTTCGTCCGCTCAATCTCAAGACGATCGCCGAGAAAATAGAAATGCACGAATCAACGGTATCTCGGGTGACCTCGAATAAATATATATCGACGCCGCGCGGCACGTTCGAGATGAAATACTTCTTTACGCCGAGTATTTCCTCGAAAGACGGTGATGTCGCCTATTCCGCTGAAAGCGTTCGTCATCGAATAAGGGAGTTGATCGAGGCGGAGGATCCGACCAATCCGCTTTCTGATGATCGTCTCGTGACCTTGCTCGCAGGCGAAGATTTCGACATCGCAAGGCGCACGGT
- a CDS encoding response regulator, producing MTFEPKKSSIDRSMGPAVGRRAEGGGGVPTSNSAADYTVLIAEDEAVVAMDLDLLAQESGATTVIVAPTVAEAGIAVRANAIDFAILDISLTDGDIYEVADELRDRGVPMAFHSAHANPDELSSRYPSAHICGKPSSPHILQDLLRLAIHRV from the coding sequence ATGACGTTTGAGCCGAAAAAGTCGTCCATCGACCGGTCAATGGGCCCCGCCGTTGGCCGAAGGGCGGAGGGGGGAGGCGGCGTGCCCACCTCCAATTCGGCGGCGGACTACACTGTCTTGATTGCTGAGGACGAAGCCGTCGTGGCCATGGATCTCGATCTGTTGGCCCAGGAATCGGGGGCAACAACCGTCATCGTGGCCCCAACCGTCGCCGAAGCGGGCATCGCGGTGCGGGCCAATGCGATCGATTTTGCGATCCTGGATATTTCCCTGACCGATGGGGATATTTATGAGGTCGCCGATGAGTTGAGGGACCGGGGCGTCCCCATGGCCTTCCATTCGGCCCATGCGAACCCCGATGAGCTGTCCAGCCGATATCCCTCGGCGCATATCTGCGGCAAACCGTCCAGTCCGCATATTCTCCAGGATCTTTTACGTCTCGCGATCCACCGCGTTTGA
- a CDS encoding dihydroxy-acid dehydratase codes for MTQNKRSDAITKGPARAAARAMLRATGMSDADFDKPMVGIINTYASVTPCNMHLRALGEDVRAGVVEGGGWPVEFGTIVVSDGITMGHEGMRASLMSREVIADSIELAVRGHALDAAIVLVGCDKTIPAAAMALARLDIPGIVFYGGTIAPGCHKGQDISIQDAFEAVGAYGLGRIDGDELSAVERAACPGAGACGGQFTANTMAMAMAFLGLAPMGAGDPPALHPDKTIEARRCGQLVAENALGTTARTYVSPESLHNAVCAVVASGGSTNAVLHLAAIAAEAKVPFSIDLFDQLSRTTPVIANLKPGGRYLAQDLFAVGGNRRFGKMLMEAGALKDIPTTSGRSLFAELAEAPPSDDTDVLRPVDAPLKPTGGLRILYGDVAPDGAVLKTAGYGDGAFEGPARIFECEEDCFAAVQAGTIAEGDVVVIRNEGPKGGPGMREMLGVTAALAGQGLAGKVALLTDGRFSGASHGFVIGHISPEAAVGGPIGLLQEGDRISIDAEGRRIDAAIDWQARKENYTPTPKAPQGGYFDKYRALVGSASRGATTLQEG; via the coding sequence ATGACCCAAAACAAACGAAGCGACGCCATCACCAAGGGACCGGCCCGGGCCGCTGCCCGCGCCATGCTCCGCGCGACGGGCATGTCGGACGCCGATTTCGACAAGCCGATGGTGGGGATCATCAACACCTACGCCTCGGTCACTCCCTGCAATATGCATTTGCGCGCCCTGGGCGAAGACGTCCGCGCCGGTGTCGTTGAGGGGGGCGGCTGGCCGGTCGAGTTCGGGACCATCGTCGTCTCCGACGGCATTACGATGGGCCACGAAGGGATGCGGGCCAGCCTGATGTCGAGGGAGGTGATCGCCGACTCCATCGAACTAGCCGTGCGCGGCCACGCGCTCGATGCGGCCATCGTGCTGGTGGGATGCGACAAGACCATTCCGGCCGCAGCGATGGCCCTGGCACGACTCGATATCCCCGGGATCGTTTTCTACGGCGGCACGATCGCCCCCGGCTGTCACAAAGGCCAGGATATCAGCATTCAGGATGCCTTCGAAGCTGTCGGCGCCTATGGCCTTGGCCGGATCGATGGCGACGAATTGTCGGCGGTGGAACGCGCGGCTTGCCCTGGTGCCGGGGCGTGCGGTGGCCAGTTCACGGCGAACACTATGGCGATGGCCATGGCGTTTCTCGGCCTTGCCCCCATGGGCGCCGGCGACCCCCCGGCCCTCCATCCGGACAAAACGATCGAGGCTCGGCGCTGTGGCCAATTGGTGGCCGAGAATGCCCTTGGCACCACCGCCCGCACCTATGTCTCGCCCGAGAGCCTCCACAATGCCGTCTGTGCCGTTGTCGCCTCCGGCGGCTCCACCAATGCGGTGCTGCACCTCGCCGCTATCGCCGCGGAGGCGAAGGTCCCCTTCTCGATCGATCTGTTCGACCAGCTTTCGAGGACCACGCCGGTGATCGCGAACCTCAAACCGGGGGGGCGTTACCTGGCGCAGGATCTGTTCGCCGTCGGGGGCAATCGCCGGTTCGGCAAAATGCTGATGGAAGCGGGCGCGCTGAAAGATATTCCCACGACGAGCGGACGCTCTCTCTTTGCCGAGTTGGCCGAGGCGCCGCCGAGCGATGACACCGACGTGCTGCGCCCTGTGGACGCGCCGCTCAAGCCCACCGGCGGGCTGCGCATCCTCTATGGCGACGTGGCGCCCGACGGCGCCGTGCTGAAAACCGCCGGCTATGGCGACGGCGCCTTTGAGGGGCCGGCGCGGATCTTCGAATGTGAGGAGGATTGCTTCGCGGCGGTTCAGGCCGGCACCATTGCCGAGGGCGATGTCGTCGTGATCCGCAATGAAGGCCCCAAAGGCGGCCCGGGGATGCGAGAGATGCTCGGCGTCACAGCGGCCCTCGCCGGACAGGGCCTTGCAGGAAAGGTCGCCTTGTTGACCGACGGCCGATTTTCAGGCGCCAGTCATGGCTTCGTTATCGGTCACATCTCCCCCGAGGCGGCGGTGGGCGGCCCCATCGGCCTGTTGCAGGAGGGCGACCGGATTTCGATCGACGCCGAAGGGCGGCGTATCGATGCCGCCATCGACTGGCAGGCCCGCAAAGAGAATTATACCCCAACCCCAAAGGCGCCCCAGGGCGGCTATTTCGACAAATATCGCGCGTTGGTCGGCTCGGCGAGCCGCGGCGCCACAACTCTCCAGGAAGGATAA
- the lptC gene encoding LPS export ABC transporter periplasmic protein LptC, with the protein MEVDAMSRDVPNGGASNSDPLSSVGRKSRRRISPRAAARHSLWVRRLRLIVPALGVGVLIAYAVSATPPTIDRAFVEEFRNIDPQSPNLRLNRPRHVGYDLEGNQVEIGAEAAERLGPDSNLITFDRPEALRRAGEGEDRVRARTGLFDSERNVLDLSDQVEVDYRWGRDTIVLSTPAASVDLNAQTVTSSNGVSGGGERGQIAADRVTAYQDEGRLLLEGNVRLRLDGDADDVGEPHP; encoded by the coding sequence ATGGAGGTCGACGCAATGTCGCGTGACGTTCCGAATGGGGGGGCAAGCAATAGCGATCCCCTGTCCTCTGTGGGGCGGAAAAGCCGCCGGCGGATTTCTCCCCGGGCGGCGGCGCGCCATAGCTTGTGGGTTCGTCGCCTGCGCCTCATCGTGCCGGCGCTCGGCGTGGGCGTCCTGATCGCCTATGCCGTCAGCGCCACCCCGCCGACCATCGACCGCGCCTTCGTTGAAGAATTCCGTAATATCGATCCGCAATCCCCCAATCTTCGCCTCAATCGCCCGCGCCATGTCGGCTATGACCTTGAGGGCAATCAGGTCGAAATCGGTGCTGAGGCGGCTGAACGTCTCGGCCCAGACAGCAATTTGATCACTTTCGATCGCCCCGAAGCGCTGCGGCGGGCAGGGGAAGGGGAGGACCGGGTGCGGGCCCGTACCGGGCTCTTTGACTCAGAACGCAATGTCCTCGACCTCAGTGACCAGGTGGAGGTCGATTATCGATGGGGACGGGACACGATCGTTCTGTCCACCCCCGCCGCGTCAGTGGATCTCAATGCGCAAACCGTGACATCCTCCAATGGCGTATCCGGGGGCGGTGAGCGTGGCCAGATTGCCGCGGATCGGGTCACCGCCTATCAGGATGAGGGGCGTCTTCTTCTCGAAGGAAATGTCCGCTTGCGCCTCGATGGCGACGCCGACGACGTGGGAGAGCCCCACCCTTGA